One stretch of Nomascus leucogenys isolate Asia chromosome 9, Asia_NLE_v1, whole genome shotgun sequence DNA includes these proteins:
- the DSPP gene encoding dentin sialophosphoprotein, protein MKIITYFCIWAVSWAIPVPQSKPLERHVEKSVNLHLLARSNVSVQDELNASGTIKESGVPVHEGDRGRQENTQDGHKGEGNGSEWAELGVKSFSTYSTLANEEVNIEGWNEDTGKAETYGHDGIHGKEEKTTANGIQGQVSIIDNAGATDRSNTNGNTDKNTQSGDVGDAGRNEDAAVVQEDGLQVAGSNNSTDNEDEIIQNSCRNEGNTSETIPQINSQRNGTKEAEVTPGSGEDAGLDNSNGSPSGNGADEDEDEGSGDDEDEEAGNGKDSSDNSKGQEGQDHGKEDDHDSSIGQNSDSKEYYDPEGKEDPHNDADGDNTSKSEENSAGIPEDNGSQRTEDIQKLNHRESKGVEDGITKESEPHAVGKSQDKGIEIKGPSSGNRNITKEVGKVNEDKEDKGQHGMILGKGNVKTQGEVVNIEGPGQKSEPGNKVGHSNAGSDSNSDGYDSYDFDDKSMQGDDPNSSDESNGNDDANSESDNDSSSRGDASSNSDESKDNGNGSDSKGAEDDGSDSTSDTNNSDSNGNGNNGNDDNDKSDNGKGKSDSSDSDSSDSSDSDSDSSDSDSSDSNSSDSSDSSDSDSSDSNSSSDSSDSSNSDSSDSSDSDSSDSSDSDSSDSSNSSDSSDSSDSDSSDSNSSSDSSDSSDSDSSDSNSSSDSSDSSDSDSSDSNSSSDSSDSSDSDSSDSNSSSDSSDSSDSDSSDSSDSDSSDSSNSSDSSDSSDSSDSSDSSDSSDSSDSSDSSDSSDSDSSDNSDNTDSKSDSSKSDSDSSDSDSKSDSSKSDSDSSDSDSKSDSSDSNSSDSSDSDSSDSSNSSKSSDSSDSSDSSDSSSSSDSSNSSDSSDSSDSSNSDSSNSSESSDSDSSDSSDSSNSSDSSDSNDSSDSSDSSNSSDSSNSSDSSDSSDSSDSDSSDSSDSSDSSNSSNSSDSSNSSDSSDSSNSSDSSNSSNSSDSSDSSDSSDSSDSDSSDSSDSSNSSDSSNSSDSSDSSDSSDSSDSSDSSDSSESSDSSDSSDSSNSSDSSDSSNSDSSDSSDSSDSSESSDSSDSSNSSDSSDSSDSSDSSNSSDSSDSSNSSDSSDSSDSSNSSDSSDSSNSSDSSDSSDSSDSSDSDSSDSSDSSDSSDSSDSSDSSDSSDSSDSSDSSNSSDRSNSSDSSDSSDSTSDSNDESDSQSKSGNSNNNGSDSDSDSEGSDSNHSTSDD, encoded by the exons atgaagataattacatatttttgcaTTTGGGCAGTATCATGGGCCATTCCA GTTCCACAAAGCAAACCACTGGAGAGACATGTAGAAAAATCCGTGAATTTGCATCTCCTGGCAAGATCAAATGTGTCAGTACAG GATGAGTTAAATGCCAGTGGCACCATCAAAGAAAGTGGTGTCCCCGTGCATGAAGGTGATAGAGGAAGGCAAGAGAATACCCAAGATGGTCACAAGGGAGAAGGGAATGGCTCTGAGTGGGCAGAATTAGGAGTGAAGAGTTTTTCTACATATTCCACATTAGCAAACGAAGAGGTGAATATTGAGGGCTGGAATGAGGACACAGGAAAAGCAGAAACATATGGTCATGACGGAATACacgggaaagaagaaaaaaccacAGCAAATGGCATCCAGGGACAAGTAAGCATCATTGACAATGCCGGAGCCACAGACAGAAGCAACACTAATGGAAATACTGATAAGAATACCCAAAGTGGGGATGTTGGTGATGCAGGTCGCAATGAGGATGCTGCTGTTGTCCAAGAAGATGGACTTCAAGTAGCTGGAAGCAATAACAGTACAgacaatgaagatgaaataattcagaattcTTGTAGAAATGAGGGTAATACAAGTGAAACAATACCTCAGATCAACAGCCAGAGAAATGggactaaggaggctgaggtaacaCCAGGCAGTGGAGAAGATGCTGGCCTGGATAATTCCAATGGGAGTCCTAGTGGGAATGGAGCAGATGAGGATGAAGACGAGGGTTctggtgatgatgaagatgaagaagcaGGGAATGGAAAAGACAGTAGTGATAACAGCAAGGGACAGGAGGGCCAGGATCACGGGAAAGAAGATGATCATGATAGTAGCATAGGTCAAAATTCAGATAGTAAAGAATATTATGACCCTGAAGGCAAAGAAGATCCCCATAATGACGCTGATGGAGACAACACCTCCAAGAGTGAGGAGAATTCTGCTGGTATTCCAGAAGACAATGGCAGCCAAAGAACAGAGGACATCCAGAAGCTCAACCACAGAGAAAGCAAAGGTGTAGAAGACGGAATCACCAAAGAATCAGAGCCACATGCTGTTGGGAAGAGCCAAGATAAG GGAATAGAAATCAAGGGTCCCAGCAGTGGCAACAGAAATATTACCAAAGAAGTTGGGAAAGTCAACGAAGATAAAGAGGATAAAGGACAACATGGAATGATCTTGGGCAAAGGAAATGTCAAGACACAAGGAGAGGTTGTCAACATAGAAGGACCTGGCCAAAAATCAGAACCAGGAAATAAAGTTGGACACAGCAATGCAGGTAGTGACAGCAATAGTGATGGATATGACAGTTATGATTTTGATGATAAGTCCATGCAAGGAGATGATCCCAATAGCAGTGACGAATCTAATGGCAATGATGATGCTAATTCAGAAAGTGATAATGACAGCAGTAGCCGGGGAGATGCTTCTTCTAACTCTGATGAATCAAAAGATAATGGCAACGGCAGTGACTCAAAAGGAGCAGAAGATGATGGCAGTGATAGCACGTCAGACACTAATAATAGTGACAGTAATGGCAATGGTAACAATGGGAATGACGACAATGACAAATCAGACAATGGCAAAGGTAAATCAGATAGCAGTGACAGTGATAGTAGTGACAGCAGTGACAGTGATAGTGACAGCAGTGACAGTGACAGTAGTGATAGCAATAGCAGTGATAGTAGTGACAGCAGTGACAGTGACAGCAGTGATAGCAACAGTAGCAGTGACAGTAGTGATAGCAGTAACAGTGACAGCAGTGATAGCAGTGACAGTGATAGTAGTGACAGCAGTGACAGTGACAGCAGTGATAGCAGCAATAGCAGTGATAGTAGTGACAGCAGTGACAGTGACAGCAGTGATAGCAACAGTAGCAGTGATAGTAGTGACAGCAGTGACAGTGACAGCAGTGATAGCAACAGTAGCAGTGATAGTAGTGATAGCAGTGACAGTGACAGCAGTGATAGCAACAGTAGCAGTGATAGTAGTGATAGCAGTGACAGTGACAGCAGTGATAGCAACAGTAGCAGTGATAGTAGTGATAGCAGTGACAGTGACAGCAGTGATAGCAGTGACAGTGATAGTAGTGATAGCAGCAATAGCAGTGACAGTAGTGACAGCAGTGATAGCAGCGACAGTAGTGATAGTAGTGACAGCAGTGATAGCAGCGACAGTAGTGATAGTAGTGACAGCAGTGACAGTGACAGTAGTGATAATAGTGACAACACTGACAGCAAGTCAGACAGCAGCAAATCAGATAGCGACAGCAGTGATAGTGACAGCAAGTCAGACAGCAGCAAATCAGATAGCGACAGCAGTGATAGTGACAGTAAGTCAGACAGCAGTGACAGCAACAGCAGTGACAGTAGTGACAGTGATAGCAGCGACAGCAGCAATAGCAGTAAAAGCAGTGATAGTAGTGACAGCAGTGATAGCAGTGACAGCAGCAGTAGCAGtgacagcagcaacagcagtgaTAGTAGTGACAGTAGTGACAGCAGCAATAGTGACAGCAGCAATAGTAGTGAAAGCAGTGATAGTGACAGCAGTGATAGTAGCgacagcagcaacagcagtgaCAGCAGTGATAGCAATGACAGCAGCGATAGTAGTGACAGCAGCAATAGCAGTGACAGCAGTAATAGTAGTGACAGCAGCGATAGCAGTGACAGCAGTGATAGTGACAGCAGTGATAGTAGTGACAGCAGtgacagcagcaacagcagcaataGCAGTGACAGCAGCAATAGTAGTGACAGCAGTGACAGCAGCAATAGCAGtgacagcagcaacagcagcaataGCAGTGACAGCAGTGATAGCAGTGACAGCAGTGATAGCAGTGATAGTGACAGCAGTGATAGCAGTGACAGCAGCAATAGCAGTGACAGCAGCAATAGCAGTGACAGCAGCGACAGCAGTGATAGCAGTGACAGCAGCGATAGCAGTGACAGCAGTGACAGCAGCGAAAGCAGTGACAGCAGCGATAGCAGtgacagcagcaacagcagtgaCAGCAGTGATAGCAGTAATAGTGACAGCAGTGACAGCAGCGACAGCAGTGACAGCAGCGAAAGCAGTGACAGCAGTGACAGCAGCAATAGCAGCGACAGCAGCGACAGCAGCGACAGCAGCGACAGCAGCAATAGCAGCGACAGCAGTGACAGCAGCAATAGCAGCGACAGCAGCGACAGCAGCGACAGCAGCAATAGCAGCGACAGCAGTGACAGCAGCAATAGCAGCGACAGCAGCGACAGCAGCGACAGCAGTGACAGCAGTGATAGCGACAGCAGTGACAGCAGCGATAGCAGCGACAGCAGTGACAGCAGCGATAGCAGCGACAGCAGCGACAGCAGTGACAGCAGCGACAGCAGCGACAGCAGCAATAGCAGTGACCGCAGCAACAGCAGCGACAGCAGTGATAGCAGCGATAGCACATCTGACAGCAATGATGAGAGTGACAGCCAGAGCAAGTCTGGTAACAGTAACAACAATGGAAGTGACAGTGACAGTGACAGTGAAGGCAGTGACAGTAACCACTCAACCAGTGATGattag